The Cucumis melo cultivar AY chromosome 9, USDA_Cmelo_AY_1.0, whole genome shotgun sequence genome includes the window TAAAACGATTAAATTAACATTCTAACCAAAATTAATATATCAACCGAGAAGTGGTTTAAAGGCTAAAACGTTTGGaaacataaataaaattgaaGGTAACCAATATTTAACCAAAATTTTAACGTAAAAACTCAAGAAAAAGGATGAGTAAAGAAGTAACTAACCTTAGGGCGGCCTTTGCTAGCTAGGTCCACCGTGGCATGGGCCGACGGGGATGTTTTTTGGTGGCAAGAACCACATCCTCCATTTTGCCACACATCAACGACGGTTTCCGCCTCTGCCACCGCCATAACCCACTGAATTTGTTGGCCTTCGTGGTTTTCCCCTCAATTTGTCGTCCTAGATCCATAATCTCAGATTCAAAGCTCCTAAGACTAAAATTATTGCGATCATTGGGGTCTAAAAGGTCAGATAACCGTCTAGAAATGCTCGCAATTTCGTAGCTGTCGAGGAGAGAGTTGCTATTCGGACTAGGTGTCTGTAAATTGTCCTCAATCGAAATACTTGGACTTCGGTTTGTGGCTTCGAGCCTGTAGCGAGATGGCTTGGGGACACTGATGGGCCTGGTCAGTCCGAATTCCCGCATCGGCTTCGATTCGGACCCGGACCCGTGCTGGTACCAGGCCCATGCCGCTGCCTTCACCGCCGCTAACTCGTCGTGTGCAGCGGTGGACTCCGTCGGAGTTGGCTTGTCCCGGTCCGGGAATGGGTTGAGGGAGAAGGATGGAAATGGCATGGGAATGGAAGAAGAATAGTGTGGGGTTTTGGAGGAAATTGGTTGGAATTTTATGGGGATATTATGTTCCACGCCACCACACCACACCACTGGGTTTcaaagtttttatttatttatttattttctcacTTTTGACCCTCTAAATTTAGATATTATTCCGTTAACTTTGGTGAAAGTTTCatatttttagtttatgtttaaatataactcaatttcttttaaggtaacaaaaacacaaaatatttacggtccctATAACAAAAGGTAAAATTCCATAATGTCAGTATAATATCTTCATAAATTCCACCTTTACCTTTGAATATTACATACcattcatcatttttctttcttcttcttccttgcgatttattcattttctcttccagatttttttatctcatcttctggattttttttcttctatttttaaacgattcattcttttgtttaaatctCCAATTTTAACTTTATTGTTTTCAACAGATTCTTTGAACCTATTTCACATTCCTaatattcgagaatatcaagatcatttaaatatcatgTTGATATTATCTAAACGTTTGTTTATCATTGTCAACATGATCTTTTAcaatggtcaacacgatcgtttaaatctcaagtcttttttccatcgtttaaaaatatataaactatcTTGTTGACATGATATAAATAATagcttaccataatcaacacggttgtttagatttgatgcTCTTTTCTCATCATTCAAAAAACTTAcacgatcgtgtggatatggtctaaacgatcgcttaccatagtaaacacgatcttttagcatggtcaacatagatcatttagatttgaagcctttttcccattgtttataaaaaacaatatgattgtgtggatatgatctaaacaattgcttaccatagtcaacacaatcgtttaaaattgaaacatttttttctatcgttaaaaagaactacacgatcgtgtatcctGACCTAAACGGTCGTATACCATTCATTTAGGTTGTAgtatacaatcgtttataaGAAGATTACTCGCGCATGCACGTGGTCGGTTAATCGCATGTTGATTgaggcattttttgtatttcttattATGGGTCTGtgggttttttccatttttagaattgttctttATCGTGTCAATATTTTACTgacttgttatattttttaaaaaaacccttaaatatatgtctttttttaaaaaaaaaaatttgtgttCTCCTAGAAATATTCACATTTTTAGAGATTTATCTCGttcatatttttataaaattaaaacatttcATAGACATCAGTTTAAACATTTGAcataactttctttttttttttacttgaaaaAAGTATTTCAAGTCTATATCTATGTagtactaaaaaatataaatcaaTTTCCAACCATTATCATAAAGTTTGCCACAATTTTGTGTTACAAAAATTTACACCTACTAtgaattatcttttaaaatttaatattatgatCAAGCTAAGATAGCTATTATGAAAATGTCAGTTCTTTCTCTTTTAAGAGGAATTAATAATCTCTTTGATTAGTTAGTCTACACAAGTTACTTCAAAGCTTGATGGAGCCCTAACTCAACCAATAAGGAAAGTACTATTAATAACGAGGCCAATCTCCCCTCAACTAATAAGTAAAGTATTCTACTAACAAGGAGATTTTAACCCTATCTATTACTCAACAAGCTATATAACTAGTtagtaaattttaaaatctttgaAAGTTGACCAAATCAGATCACATGTTGCTCTCTATGGACAAAATATCTTCCATCATAAATTTTACTGAAGTTAACACAACTTTCTCCTCTTGTCAATAATAGCACGGTTCCACTGTTTGACTCTATGATAAAAAATATTCGTGAACCATAAATTGGATGGATAGAGAACATTTCAACCATATGTGCAATATAATTCTTAAACCATGTCTCCAATAATCTATCACAAATATGGATGTAAATTGAACCGAGTCGAGTTAGGTTTCAAGATCAGTTTTCTCCTTATTTACTTCACCACCTTTGTAGCTTTTCTCTTACAATAAAAGTGGGAGCAAgctatttttctattaaaaaaaaaagaaaaaggaaaatcaatggttaaaaaatttgcaacaaggaaaaaaaagaagaaaaattgtaattatatatacacatatataaaagaagaagaaaaaaggaattTTACATTATTGAAAGGAAAAGTTGAAAAAACAtggttgaaaagaaaaggaatctgacaaaaaaaaaaatcagacaaaataaaaagtgagaaaaaaaaatgtttagacAAAAGGTAAAGCAAAACTTTTATTGAAAAAcagaaaaaagcaaaaaaagaaaagaaaaaaaaaagactaatatCTTTTTCTTCTACACAATCGCGATCCCAATCTCACACACTCTCGAATCCATGTCCGTCAAACTTGCTGCtaaggaaaataaaagaagaaaacatcCAGATGACTCTTGGTGAGAAACTAGTGGCACACGATATTAAAAATAGGGAACATACACTGACAAACATATTTATATTGTCTAAGTAACTATTGGATttttgtcctaaaacttgtaatTTGTAACTCATAAACATATTTCTATTTGCAATAAAGTTATCATTGAgatttattcaataaagttgtcgTGGAATATGTGAATTGCTTATTTTGTTTGAGAAAACcttaaatcaaataaactaaGATTTATGGTTGTATGggtacttgaactttatatagacATATAAAAGTGGATCAGGTTCAAATAGATACTAAGAACAATTTATAGTATACGAATAAGGCTGAGTACTTTATTTTGGGTACACTATTGGATGTGACCCACTTTGTAATTGTTGCGAGAGGTGTCATGTAAAAGTGTTACAAATGATGTAATTCTAAATCATTCATGTGAAGGCATGTAAGTAAAAGAATCAATATACGAAGAGTTTGTATAAAACCAGACTAAGAAATAATTCACTCTTACTATATAACATTGTTTACTATCTAAGACAACTATTTCAATACGATGACCTAGATAAGTTGCCCTtgatcctaagctaactatgatcAACTCCTGTCTATTCAAGATTATCCTTCGATCTGCATTGGAGATAAGGAGTCAAACATCGTCGTCTAAACAAGTCTCCCATTTTAGAGATAAAACCAAGTAGATAGCTGGGGACATAGGATGCAAAATAGAATTCACTAGCTCTTACCCACCTTCAAGGGTAATAAAGAGGTTGTTTGCTTCACTTCTAACTCTGGATCTCGACAAAAGGTCCACCCTTTCGTTGGCCTGAGAGAGACTCAATTTGTTGGTTGAACCACAAATCAATTGTTCATTGGAAGATTAGcgagacttaaggaacaagatgtagttaTCAGGATACAACGAACATTTGGCCCAACCGTAATCACGAACAATATTAAATGGTGTTATAATCTAAAGTGACTTTTTCGATTTACTTAGGTCATCAAAgtcgaaatagttagttttaaacaataaatagtgttataatgtaaagtgactatttcattgttcggtcttatgtaaactcttttaCATAAGATGCCCCCCCCTCACATGTCTTTACATAAGCGATTTGAGATCATGTCGCTTGTACTAATTACAAAGCAGATT containing:
- the LOC103499304 gene encoding uncharacterized protein LOC103499304, coding for MPFPSFSLNPFPDRDKPTPTESTAAHDELAAVKAAAWAWYQHGSGSESKPMREFGLTRPISVPKPSRYRLEATNRSPSISIEDNLQTPSPNSNSLLDSYEIASISRRLSDLLDPNDRNNFSLRSFESEIMDLGRQIEGKTTKANKFSGLWRWQRRKPSLMCGKMEDVVLATKKHPRRPMPRWT